One window of the Tachypleus tridentatus isolate NWPU-2018 chromosome 10, ASM421037v1, whole genome shotgun sequence genome contains the following:
- the LOC143229925 gene encoding uncharacterized protein LOC143229925, protein MSSSNGRDLSGSGDLIRFEDDSDKKLKSSEIVKPVKNGITGSGNQKKDDNHTVLFLENNPTISLKQVNKTHEQKHGLSENHISVVRPNVTILWSFNAVRGKVTNHCIWSACKALTLGILFILLGTGMAVLGFYSTHPIEERKENRTKIVENFSRSYKLTSMTYIGPAVMGVGGIIIVATCVLVFEARDTAAKVIPLWLWPTHDHRILAVGSHVTKNTTSWEVFHARPKSVTGRNTDAFGFNTSLKVSSNDNQTQVLDHSVHPCLNRSLANWSDDKKANFQRLQMSHLTRSNRKNPKGQCLDVIAAKNIDSDHLRAQFWNRSKIRYQYDTEAKTLSCYVEKSPRKCTSEPNINEVFQSTDAVWTDENEIFDIKSSFFPGKMTLHPVNPNQQCLPNVPHAILKVHKANKVSNETVPIWSKGSDRFDFRHFYNTFQKSSIVGDALSPQTSRRKSSRRKGNRSKTNSDKRREVKGKHQKMTRAESSYQDHQLCYKSADRRHSLWLTKSPISSCCEDSSSQSTSTEYLLRRQKDKSSLYGSFLKIFTKKIREY, encoded by the coding sequence ATGAGTTCTTCTAACGGACGTGATCTTTCTGGTTCGGGAGACTTGATTCGTTTCGAAGATGATTCTGACAAGAAATTGAAGAGTTCAGAGATAGTTAAACCTGTAAAAAATGGTATTACTGGTTCTGGTAATCAGAAGAAAGATGACAATCATACCGTCCTTTTCTTAGAGAATAACCCTACCATTTCATTGAAACAAGTTAATAAAACTCACGAACAAAAGCATGGGCTTTCTGAGAATCACATATCAGTCGTTAGACCAAATGTTACAATTTTATGGAGTTTTAACGCAGTTCGAGGAAAGGTGACTAACCACTGTATATGGTCAGCTTGTAAAGCTCTGACCCTtggcatattatttattttgttagggACTGGAATGGCCGTTTTAGGATTTTACTCAACTCATCCAAttgaagaaaggaaagaaaacagAACGAAGATTGTAGAAAACTTTAGTCGATCGTATAAACTCACCAGTATGACGTATATAGGTCCGGCGGTTATGGGTGTTGGAGGGATTATAATTGTTGCCACGTGCGTATTGGTCTTTGAAGCGCGTGACACTGCAGCCAAAGTAATCCCTCTTTGGCTGTGGCCAACTCATGACCACAGGATTCTAGCAGTTGGAAGTCATGTGACCAAGAACACAACCTCCTGGGAAGTATTTCATGCTCGGCCGAAGAGCGTAACAGGACGAAATACAGACGCATTTGGTTTCAATACTTCATTGAAAGTATCTAGTAATGACAACCAGACGCAGGTTCTTGACCACTCCGTTCATCCGTGTCTTAATAGGTCGCTGGCTAACTGGTCAGACGATAAGAAAGCGAATTTTCAACGGCTTCAAATGTCACACCTAACTAGGTCTAATCGAAAGAACCCAAAAGGCCAGTGTTTGGACGTGATAGCTGCAAAAAATATTGATAGTGACCATTTACGTGCTCAGTTTTGGAACAGGTCAAAGATTAGATACCAATACGACACAGAGGCGAAGACACTTTCGTGTTATGTGGAGAAAAGTCCACGTAAGTGCACTTCAGAACCAAATATAAATGAAGTCTTTCAATCCACGGATGCTGTTTGGAcagatgaaaatgaaatatttgacatTAAGAGCTCTTTCTTTCCCGGAAAGATGACTCTTCATCCGGTCAATCCCAACCAACAATGTTTGCCTAACGTTCCTCATGCAATTTTAAAAGTTCACAAAGCTAATAAAGTGTCTAATGAAACTGTTCCTATTTGGTCCAAAGGTTCAGATAGGTTCGATTTTAGGCATTTTTACAACACGTTTCAAAAATCGTCAATTGTAGGTGACGCACTCTCTCCGCAGACGAGTCGAAGAAAGTCCTCTCGTCGAAAAGGAAACCGAAGCAAAACTAACAGTGACAAAAGAAGGGAAGTAAAAGGGAAACACCAGAAAATGACGAGAGCAGAGAGCTCTTACCAGGACCACCAGTTGTGCTATAAATCAGCCGACAGGCGTCACTCATTATGGTTAACCAAAAGTCCAATATCCTCGTGCTGTGAGGACTCAAGCAGCCAATCAACGTCTACGGAATATTTGCTTCGGCGGCAGAAGGATAAATCCTCGTTATATGGAAGTTTTCTTAAGATATTTACTAAGAAAATCCGAGAAtactaa